Proteins from a genomic interval of Mycolicibacterium grossiae:
- a CDS encoding M56 family metallopeptidase yields MSALAFSLVALALVGPVPALLARAKWPMRAPRAAIVLWQSVALAAVLSAFSAGIAIAARLFVPGPDGRPTATITSEIDALGWPLWLLYVAVFTLTLVIGARLIVAVLQVAIATRRRRAHHRMLVDLVSCSRDRAPAVCTKASGLRILDVEQPLAYCLPGVRSRVVVSQGTLTTLEDTEIAAILGHEQAHLRARHDLVLEMFTAVHAAFPRFVRSASALDAVRLLIELLADDAAVRVSGPTPLARALVACASGRTPSGALAAGGPTTVIRVRRLGGKPNSIALAIGAYAAAAAVLVVPTIAVAVPWLTELQRLLAALP; encoded by the coding sequence GTGTCCGCGCTGGCCTTCTCGCTCGTCGCGCTGGCCCTCGTCGGGCCGGTGCCGGCGCTGCTGGCGCGGGCGAAGTGGCCCATGCGGGCACCGCGCGCGGCGATCGTGCTGTGGCAGTCGGTCGCCCTGGCCGCCGTCCTGTCGGCCTTCAGTGCCGGCATCGCCATCGCGGCCCGGCTGTTCGTGCCCGGCCCGGACGGCAGGCCCACGGCCACCATCACCAGCGAGATCGACGCGCTCGGCTGGCCGCTGTGGCTGCTCTACGTCGCCGTCTTCACGCTCACCCTGGTCATCGGCGCGCGGCTGATCGTCGCCGTGCTGCAGGTCGCCATCGCGACCCGGCGCCGCCGCGCCCACCACCGCATGCTCGTCGACCTGGTGAGCTGCTCGCGAGATCGCGCGCCCGCGGTGTGTACCAAGGCCAGCGGACTGCGCATCCTCGACGTCGAACAGCCGCTGGCCTACTGCCTCCCCGGCGTCCGCAGCCGCGTCGTGGTCAGCCAGGGCACGCTGACGACCCTCGAGGACACCGAGATCGCCGCCATCCTCGGCCACGAGCAGGCCCACCTGCGCGCCCGCCACGACCTGGTCCTGGAGATGTTCACCGCGGTCCATGCCGCCTTCCCGCGCTTCGTCCGCAGCGCGAGCGCGCTGGACGCGGTGCGCCTGCTCATCGAACTGCTCGCCGACGACGCCGCCGTCCGCGTCTCGGGTCCCACTCCCCTGGCCCGCGCGTTGGTCGCCTGCGCCTCGGGCCGCACCCCGTCCGGCGCGCTCGCCGCCGGCGGACCCACTACCGTCATCAGGGTGCGTCGACTCGGCGGCAAGCCCAACAGCATCGCGCTGGCGATCGGCGCGTACGCCGCCGCGGCGGCCGTGCTGGTGGTGCCCACCATCGCCGTGGCGGTGCCCTGGCTCACCGAACTACAGCGGCTGCTCGCCGCGTTGCCCTGA
- a CDS encoding BlaI/MecI/CopY family transcriptional regulator yields the protein MAKLTRLGELEREVMDHLWSAREPQTVRQVHEALAARRDLAYTTIMTVLQRLAKKNLVVQHRDDRAHRYAPTHGRDELVAGLMVDALDQAADSGSREAALVHFVERVNADEAAALRRALAELEAKHTAAPAGNSGTD from the coding sequence ATGGCCAAGTTGACGCGACTCGGGGAACTCGAACGCGAGGTGATGGACCACCTGTGGTCCGCGCGCGAGCCTCAGACCGTGCGCCAGGTGCACGAGGCACTGGCGGCGCGGCGCGACCTCGCCTACACCACGATCATGACGGTCCTGCAGCGGCTGGCGAAGAAGAACCTCGTCGTCCAGCACCGCGACGACCGCGCTCACCGCTACGCCCCCACCCACGGCCGTGACGAGCTGGTCGCCGGCCTGATGGTCGACGCGCTGGACCAGGCGGCCGACTCCGGCAGCCGCGAGGCGGCACTCGTTCACTTCGTCGAGCGGGTGAACGCCGACGAGGCGGCCGCGCTGCGCCGCGCCCTGGCCGAATTGGAGGCCAAACACACTGCCGCACCGGCTGGCAATTCGGGCACCGACTGA
- a CDS encoding iron reductase produces the protein MTVVVDDPLIARMAIRRMLPLHESSRRLRELYPECPRVYGVAVMGDLSRRRWWPLDEALTTDRLQTMFDAAVAETDSRAAVTQQLAATLAHVVIGRVIPLLALEGRAWDTGLENLWVHVDSEGAIDWVGVVDPTLRVLPDDPYFGGRSGMRSPHAARDRIVALPSEAALTTWVAHRSHRALEPLFDRLYRVSDGAVALATMWHLVGAAVVGASTQIPLLAHSSELTSMRRGQAVLDALVGFGAPVRGAGRTHPTKALLN, from the coding sequence ATGACGGTGGTGGTCGACGACCCGCTGATCGCCCGCATGGCGATCCGGCGGATGCTTCCCCTGCACGAGTCCAGCCGGCGTCTGCGCGAGCTGTATCCCGAGTGCCCGCGCGTGTACGGCGTGGCGGTGATGGGCGACCTGTCGCGCCGCCGGTGGTGGCCGCTGGACGAGGCGCTCACCACCGATCGGCTGCAGACCATGTTCGACGCCGCGGTGGCCGAGACCGACAGCCGCGCCGCGGTCACCCAGCAGCTCGCGGCGACACTCGCCCACGTGGTCATCGGTCGCGTCATCCCGCTGCTCGCCCTCGAGGGCCGGGCCTGGGACACCGGCCTGGAGAACCTGTGGGTGCACGTCGACTCCGAGGGCGCCATCGACTGGGTGGGCGTCGTCGACCCCACCCTGCGCGTCCTGCCCGACGACCCGTACTTCGGCGGCCGGTCGGGCATGCGCTCGCCGCACGCCGCACGCGACCGCATCGTGGCACTGCCCAGCGAGGCCGCCCTGACGACGTGGGTGGCCCACCGCAGCCACCGCGCGCTGGAGCCGCTGTTCGACCGGCTGTACCGGGTGAGCGACGGCGCCGTGGCGCTGGCCACCATGTGGCACCTGGTCGGGGCGGCCGTCGTCGGCGCCTCCACCCAGATCCCGCTGCTGGCCCACTCCAGCGAGCTCACCAGCATGCGGCGCGGCCAGGCCGTGCTCGACGCCCTGGTCGGTTTCGGGGCGCCGGTGCGCGGCGCGGGCCGGACCCACCCGACGAAGGCCTTGCTTAATTAG
- a CDS encoding PaaI family thioesterase, protein MQAYDAGFSEVLGLTYLEATPDRVRAELTISDRLLQPHGIVHGGVYCSVIESVASVSAAVWLESTGGGRNVVGVNNNTDFLRAIKAGVVTAVSTPIHRGRRQQLWMVEIAGVDGRLVARGQVRLQNLPADAPGA, encoded by the coding sequence ATGCAGGCGTACGACGCCGGTTTCAGCGAGGTTCTCGGGCTCACCTACCTCGAGGCGACGCCCGACCGGGTCCGCGCGGAACTCACCATCAGCGACCGGCTGCTGCAGCCGCACGGCATCGTGCACGGTGGCGTCTACTGCTCGGTGATCGAGAGCGTCGCCAGCGTCTCGGCGGCCGTGTGGCTCGAATCCACCGGCGGCGGCCGCAACGTCGTCGGCGTCAACAACAACACCGACTTCCTGCGCGCCATCAAGGCCGGCGTCGTCACCGCGGTGTCCACCCCGATCCACCGGGGCCGGCGTCAGCAGCTGTGGATGGTCGAGATCGCCGGCGTCGACGGCCGTCTCGTCGCCCGCGGCCAGGTACGGCTGCAGAACCTGCCCGCCGACGCCCCCGGGGCCTGA
- a CDS encoding urease subunit gamma: protein MRLSPHEQERLLISYAAELARRRRGRGLRLNHPETVAVITDHILEGARDGRTVAELMASGREVLTRDDVMTGVPEMLPDVQVEATFPDGTKLVTVHHPIP from the coding sequence ATGCGATTGAGCCCGCACGAGCAGGAACGTCTGCTCATCTCCTACGCAGCGGAACTCGCGCGCCGCCGACGGGGCCGGGGCCTGCGGCTGAACCACCCGGAGACCGTCGCCGTCATCACCGACCACATCCTCGAGGGCGCCCGCGACGGCCGCACCGTCGCCGAACTGATGGCCAGCGGCCGCGAGGTGCTCACCCGCGACGACGTCATGACCGGCGTCCCCGAGATGCTGCCCGACGTCCAGGTCGAGGCGACGTTCCCGGACGGCACCAAGCTCGTCACCGTGCACCACCCGATTCCGTGA
- a CDS encoding urease subunit beta, whose protein sequence is MSEQTSVIPGEILFGEGDIGLNAGARRLDLDVVNTGDRPVQVGSHVHLPQANAALDFDRTAAHGHRLDIPAGTAVRFEPGVAQRVSLVPLRGTREVHGLSLTPPGRLDAE, encoded by the coding sequence ATGAGCGAGCAGACGTCCGTCATTCCCGGGGAGATCCTGTTCGGCGAGGGCGACATCGGCCTCAACGCCGGCGCACGGCGGCTCGACCTCGACGTCGTCAACACCGGCGACCGGCCCGTGCAGGTCGGCAGCCACGTGCACCTGCCGCAGGCCAACGCCGCCCTGGACTTCGACCGCACCGCCGCCCACGGCCACCGGCTCGACATCCCGGCCGGCACCGCGGTGCGGTTCGAACCGGGCGTCGCGCAACGCGTCTCGCTGGTTCCGCTGCGCGGCACCCGCGAGGTGCACGGCCTGTCACTGACCCCGCCGGGAAGGTTGGACGCCGAATGA
- a CDS encoding urease subunit alpha: MTELSRERYAALFGPTTGDRIRLADTDLVIEITEDRSGGPGLAGDEAVFGGGKVLRESMGQSRATRADGAPDTVITGAVILDYWGIVKADVGIRDGRIVAIGKAGNPDVMSGVHPDLVVGPSTEIIAGNGRILTAGAIDCHVHLICPQIMSEALGGGITTIVAGGTGPAEGSKATTVTPGSWHLARMLEALDTWPLNVALLGKGNTVSAEAMWEQLRGGAAGFKLHEDWGTTPAAIDACLTVADAAGVQVNIHTDTLNEMAFVEDTLAAIKGRSIHAYHTEGAGGGHAPDIITVASHPNVLPSSTNPTRPHTVNTLDEHLDMLMVCHHLNPSVPEDLAFAESRIRPSTIAAEDLLHDLGAISMIGSDAQAMGRIGEVVLRTWQTAHVMKRRRGALEGDGRADNHRARRYVAKYTICPAITHGMDAEIGSVEVGKLADLVLWEPAFFGVRPHAVLKGGMIAWAAMGDANASIPTPQPVLPRPMFGAAPAAAAATSVHFVAPQALEDGLADRLDVRRRLVAVGDVRRVGKADMPLNDAQPAIEVDPDTFTVRIDGQVWAEQPAVELPMAQRYFLF, translated from the coding sequence ATGACCGAGTTGTCCCGCGAGCGGTACGCCGCGCTGTTCGGCCCGACGACCGGCGACCGCATCCGCCTCGCCGACACCGACCTGGTCATCGAGATCACCGAGGACCGCAGCGGCGGGCCGGGCCTGGCCGGCGACGAGGCGGTGTTCGGCGGCGGCAAGGTGCTGCGGGAATCGATGGGCCAGTCGCGCGCCACCCGCGCCGACGGCGCCCCCGACACCGTCATCACCGGTGCGGTGATCCTGGACTACTGGGGCATCGTCAAGGCCGACGTCGGCATCCGCGACGGGCGGATCGTCGCGATCGGCAAGGCCGGCAACCCCGACGTCATGTCGGGCGTGCACCCGGACCTGGTCGTCGGCCCGTCCACCGAGATCATCGCCGGCAACGGCCGCATCCTCACCGCCGGTGCGATCGACTGCCACGTCCACCTCATCTGCCCGCAGATCATGTCCGAGGCGCTCGGCGGCGGCATCACCACGATCGTCGCCGGCGGCACCGGACCGGCCGAGGGCAGCAAGGCCACCACCGTCACGCCCGGGTCGTGGCACCTGGCCCGCATGCTGGAGGCGCTCGACACCTGGCCGCTGAACGTGGCGCTGCTCGGCAAGGGCAACACGGTCTCGGCCGAGGCGATGTGGGAACAGTTGCGCGGCGGCGCAGCGGGTTTCAAGCTGCACGAGGACTGGGGCACCACCCCCGCCGCCATCGACGCGTGCCTGACGGTCGCCGACGCGGCGGGCGTGCAGGTCAACATCCACACCGACACGCTCAACGAGATGGCCTTCGTCGAGGACACGCTGGCCGCCATCAAGGGCCGCTCGATCCACGCCTACCACACCGAGGGCGCCGGGGGCGGGCACGCACCGGACATCATCACCGTCGCCTCGCACCCCAACGTGCTGCCGAGTTCCACGAATCCGACCCGCCCGCACACCGTCAACACCCTCGACGAGCACCTCGACATGCTCATGGTGTGCCACCACCTCAACCCGAGCGTCCCGGAGGACCTGGCCTTCGCCGAGAGCCGCATCCGGCCGTCGACGATCGCCGCGGAGGACCTGCTGCACGACCTCGGCGCGATCTCCATGATCGGCAGCGACGCCCAGGCGATGGGCCGCATCGGCGAGGTGGTGCTGCGCACCTGGCAGACCGCGCACGTGATGAAGCGGCGGCGCGGCGCGCTCGAGGGCGACGGTCGGGCCGACAACCACCGCGCGCGCCGCTACGTCGCCAAGTACACGATCTGCCCGGCCATCACGCACGGCATGGACGCCGAGATCGGCTCGGTCGAGGTGGGCAAGCTCGCCGACCTGGTGCTGTGGGAACCGGCGTTCTTCGGCGTCCGCCCGCACGCGGTGCTCAAGGGCGGGATGATCGCCTGGGCGGCGATGGGTGACGCCAACGCGTCCATCCCGACGCCGCAGCCGGTGCTCCCGCGGCCGATGTTCGGCGCCGCGCCCGCCGCCGCGGCGGCGACGTCGGTGCACTTCGTCGCCCCGCAGGCACTCGAGGACGGGCTCGCCGACCGGCTCGACGTGCGACGGCGCCTGGTCGCCGTCGGTGACGTGCGGCGGGTCGGCAAGGCCGACATGCCGCTCAACGACGCCCAGCCGGCCATCGAGGTCGACCCCGACACCTTCACCGTCCGCATCGACGGGCAGGTGTGGGCCGAGCAGCCCGCCGTCGAACTGCCGATGGCGCAGCGCTACTTCCTGTTCTGA
- a CDS encoding urease accessory protein UreF, protein MSGLAGLAELLVLSDSRLPTGGHVHSGGVEEAVTSGLVTDLDGLRAFLVRRIRTSGLVSASVAAAVHAGVLSLADADAETDARTPAPAARAASRAQGRGLARLARRVWPAADWSALGTRPHLAVAAGAVGAAGTLTPEQTALSLVYTTMTGSATAAQRLLALDPGDVAALTFALVPLCEQTAAAAAKELADLSDPLLDVLAQRHAGRDRPLFVS, encoded by the coding sequence ATGTCCGGGCTCGCCGGCCTGGCCGAGCTGCTCGTGCTGTCCGACTCGCGGCTGCCGACCGGCGGGCACGTGCACTCCGGCGGCGTCGAGGAGGCGGTCACCAGCGGTCTGGTGACCGACCTGGACGGGCTGAGGGCGTTCCTCGTCCGGCGGATCCGTACCAGCGGCCTCGTCTCCGCCTCGGTCGCCGCCGCAGTGCACGCCGGCGTGCTGTCACTCGCCGACGCGGACGCCGAGACCGACGCGCGCACCCCCGCACCGGCGGCACGCGCCGCGTCCCGTGCGCAGGGCAGGGGGCTGGCCCGGCTGGCGCGACGGGTGTGGCCGGCGGCCGACTGGTCCGCTCTCGGCACCCGCCCGCACCTCGCGGTGGCGGCCGGCGCGGTGGGCGCGGCGGGCACGCTGACCCCGGAGCAGACGGCATTGTCGCTGGTCTACACGACGATGACCGGGTCGGCGACCGCCGCGCAGCGGCTGCTGGCGCTGGACCCCGGTGACGTCGCGGCGCTGACCTTCGCGCTGGTGCCGCTGTGCGAGCAGACCGCCGCCGCGGCGGCCAAGGAACTCGCCGACCTGTCCGACCCCCTGCTCGACGTGCTCGCCCAGCGGCACGCCGGGCGCGACCGACCGTTGTTCGTCTCCTGA
- the ureG gene encoding urease accessory protein UreG has translation MPPHLLDGEPHTHVDRPRRVRRPGEPLRIGIGGPVGSGKTALVAALCRQLRDELSLAVLTNDIYTTEDADFLRRHAVLPDERIAAVQTGGCPHTAIRDDITANLDAIDDLIAGNPHLDLILVESGGDNLTATFSSGLIDVQIFVIDVAGGDKVPRKGGPGVTFSDLLVINKTDLAPMVGADLDVMRRDAAKVRGDRPFVLISLTDDPTAAAVLDWVHQQLRVPV, from the coding sequence GTGCCCCCACATCTGCTCGACGGCGAACCGCACACCCACGTCGACCGCCCGCGACGGGTCCGCCGGCCCGGCGAGCCGCTGCGCATCGGCATCGGCGGCCCGGTGGGATCCGGCAAGACCGCCCTGGTCGCGGCGCTGTGCCGGCAGCTGCGCGACGAACTCTCGCTCGCGGTGCTGACCAACGACATCTACACCACCGAGGACGCCGACTTCCTGCGCCGCCACGCCGTGCTGCCGGACGAGCGCATCGCCGCCGTGCAGACCGGCGGCTGCCCGCACACCGCGATCCGCGACGACATCACCGCGAACCTCGACGCGATCGACGACCTGATCGCCGGCAATCCGCACCTGGACCTCATCCTGGTGGAGTCCGGCGGTGACAACCTCACCGCGACGTTCTCCTCGGGCCTCATCGACGTGCAAATCTTCGTCATCGACGTCGCCGGCGGCGACAAGGTACCGCGCAAGGGGGGCCCCGGGGTCACGTTCTCCGACCTGCTGGTCATCAACAAGACCGACCTCGCCCCGATGGTCGGTGCGGATCTCGACGTCATGCGCCGCGATGCCGCGAAGGTGCGCGGCGACCGGCCGTTCGTGCTGATCTCGCTGACCGACGACCCGACGGCCGCCGCGGTGCTCGACTGGGTGCACCAGCAGCTGCGCGTACCGGTCTGA
- a CDS encoding urease accessory protein UreD: protein MLTDVLVVASPGREPRIVCTGGLTARRTERDTVHLVSAAATPLGGDTVSIRVVVEDGARLRLRSAAATVALPGASTLESHAEWDLRVDGDLDLDPQPTIVAGGSRHVTRTRLALGPGARVRLRERAQIGRSYEAEGFFSAALHADADGRPLLRHRVELGTAAVADDVLGAPRASVSELRYPEPAFDGAGTLLQLAAGGSLATWQGDRL, encoded by the coding sequence GTGCTCACCGACGTCCTCGTCGTCGCGAGCCCGGGCCGCGAACCCCGCATCGTCTGCACCGGCGGGCTGACCGCACGGCGCACCGAACGCGACACCGTGCACCTGGTGTCGGCGGCGGCGACACCGCTGGGCGGCGACACCGTGTCGATTCGCGTCGTCGTCGAGGACGGCGCGCGGCTGCGGCTGCGCAGCGCCGCGGCGACCGTCGCGCTGCCGGGGGCGTCGACGCTGGAGTCGCACGCCGAGTGGGACCTGCGGGTGGACGGGGACCTCGACCTCGACCCGCAGCCCACCATCGTCGCGGGCGGGTCACGCCACGTCACGCGCACCCGGCTGGCCCTGGGCCCGGGAGCGCGGGTGCGGCTGCGCGAGCGCGCCCAGATCGGGCGGTCCTACGAGGCCGAGGGCTTCTTCTCCGCCGCGTTGCACGCCGACGCGGACGGTCGCCCGCTGCTGCGGCACCGCGTCGAGCTGGGCACCGCGGCCGTCGCCGACGACGTGCTCGGCGCCCCACGGGCCAGCGTCAGCGAACTGCGCTATCCGGAACCGGCATTCGACGGTGCGGGCACGCTGCTGCAACTGGCCGCGGGTGGATCCTTGGCCACCTGGCAGGGGGACCGGCTGTAG
- a CDS encoding NAD(P)/FAD-dependent oxidoreductase has product MSHPGATASDRHKVVIIGSGFGGLNAAKALKHTDVDIKLIARTTHHLFQPLLYQVATGIISEGEIAPPTRLILRKQHNAQVLLGDVTHVDLEKKTVDSVLLGHTYRTPYDTLILAAGAGQSYFGNDHFAEWAPGMKTIDDALELRARILGAFEQAERSSDPERRRKLLTFVVVGAGPTGVEMAGQIQELADQTLKGSFRHIDPTDARVILLDAAPAVLPPMGEKLGKKAAARLEKMGVEIQLNAMVTDVDRNGITVKDGDGTIRRIDSACKVWSAGVQASPLGRDLASQSEVEVDRAGRVKVDPDLSIPGHPNVFVIGDMAFVPGVPGMAQGAIQGAKYVAKIVHNEQKAREHGNLPKPREPFKYFDKGSMATVSKYNAVAQVGKLEFGGFIAWLAWLGLHLIYLVGFKTKIATLLSWSVTFLGRQRGQLTITEQQAYARTRIEELEEIAASVQEEKAAS; this is encoded by the coding sequence ATGAGCCACCCCGGAGCTACGGCATCGGATAGGCACAAGGTCGTCATCATCGGGTCGGGATTCGGAGGGCTGAACGCCGCCAAGGCGCTCAAGCACACCGACGTCGACATCAAGTTGATTGCGCGCACCACCCACCACCTGTTCCAGCCGCTGCTGTACCAGGTGGCCACGGGCATCATCTCCGAGGGCGAGATCGCGCCGCCCACCCGGCTGATCCTGCGCAAGCAGCACAACGCGCAGGTCCTGCTGGGCGACGTCACGCACGTCGACCTGGAGAAGAAGACGGTGGACTCGGTGCTGCTCGGCCACACCTACCGCACGCCGTACGACACGCTGATCCTCGCCGCCGGCGCCGGTCAGTCCTACTTCGGCAACGACCACTTCGCCGAGTGGGCGCCGGGCATGAAGACCATCGACGACGCGCTCGAGCTGCGTGCTCGCATCCTCGGTGCCTTCGAGCAGGCCGAGCGGTCCAGCGACCCGGAGCGACGCAGGAAGCTGCTCACCTTCGTCGTCGTCGGCGCCGGCCCGACCGGCGTCGAGATGGCCGGCCAGATCCAGGAGCTCGCCGACCAGACGCTCAAGGGCAGCTTCCGGCACATCGACCCGACCGACGCGCGGGTGATCCTGCTCGACGCCGCCCCCGCCGTGCTGCCCCCCATGGGCGAGAAGCTCGGCAAGAAGGCCGCCGCCCGGCTGGAGAAGATGGGCGTCGAGATCCAGCTCAACGCCATGGTGACCGACGTCGACCGCAACGGCATCACCGTCAAGGACGGCGACGGCACCATCCGGCGCATCGACTCGGCGTGCAAGGTGTGGTCGGCCGGCGTGCAGGCCAGCCCGCTCGGTCGCGACCTGGCCAGCCAGTCCGAGGTCGAGGTCGACCGCGCCGGTCGCGTCAAGGTCGACCCCGACCTGTCGATCCCGGGACACCCGAACGTGTTCGTCATCGGCGACATGGCGTTCGTCCCCGGTGTGCCCGGCATGGCGCAGGGCGCGATCCAGGGCGCCAAGTACGTCGCGAAGATCGTGCACAACGAGCAGAAGGCGCGCGAGCACGGCAACCTGCCGAAGCCCCGCGAGCCGTTCAAGTACTTCGACAAGGGCTCGATGGCGACGGTGTCGAAGTACAACGCCGTCGCGCAGGTCGGCAAGCTCGAGTTCGGCGGCTTCATCGCCTGGCTCGCGTGGCTGGGCCTGCACCTCATCTACCTCGTCGGCTTCAAGACGAAGATCGCGACGCTGCTGTCCTGGTCGGTGACGTTCCTCGGGCGCCAGCGCGGCCAGCTGACCATCACCGAGCAGCAGGCCTACGCGAGGACGAGGATCGAGGAACTCGAGGAGATCGCCGCCTCGGTCCAGGAGGAGAAGGCCGCCAGCTGA
- a CDS encoding LLM class F420-dependent oxidoreductase, producing MTIRLGLQIPNFSYGTGIPELFPTVIAQAQEAEAAGYDSVFLMDHFYQLPGLGTPDQPMLEAYTALGALAAVTEKVQLGTLVTGNTYRQPTLLAKAITTLDVISAGRAILGIGTGWYELEHDSLGYEFGTFTDRFNKLGEALQIILPMLAGERPTVEGTYYRTKEAMAEPRFRDHIPLMIGGSGEKKTIPLAAKHFDHLNVIAGFDELPRKLRVVKENCEKIDRDPATLETSMLVVAIIDENVTADAIPDDFKQQAVFGSPEQIADQIKTKVLDVGIDGIIISPVTSLNGYQPGGATAVAELLKPLLHG from the coding sequence GTGACCATTCGACTCGGACTCCAGATCCCGAACTTCAGCTACGGCACCGGCATCCCGGAGCTGTTCCCCACCGTCATCGCCCAGGCACAGGAGGCCGAGGCGGCGGGGTACGACTCGGTGTTCCTGATGGACCACTTCTATCAACTCCCCGGCCTGGGCACCCCCGACCAGCCGATGCTGGAGGCCTACACCGCCCTCGGCGCGCTGGCCGCCGTCACCGAGAAGGTGCAGCTCGGCACCCTCGTCACCGGCAACACCTACCGCCAGCCCACCCTGCTCGCGAAGGCCATCACGACGCTCGACGTCATCAGCGCCGGCCGCGCCATCCTCGGCATCGGCACCGGCTGGTACGAACTCGAGCACGATTCGCTGGGATACGAGTTCGGCACCTTCACCGACCGGTTCAACAAGCTCGGCGAGGCGCTGCAGATCATCCTTCCGATGCTCGCCGGCGAGCGACCCACCGTCGAGGGCACCTACTACCGCACCAAGGAGGCGATGGCCGAGCCACGCTTCCGCGACCACATCCCGCTGATGATCGGCGGCAGCGGCGAGAAGAAGACCATCCCCCTGGCCGCCAAGCACTTCGACCACCTCAACGTCATCGCCGGCTTCGACGAGCTGCCGCGCAAGCTTCGGGTGGTCAAGGAGAACTGCGAGAAGATCGACCGCGACCCGGCGACGCTGGAGACCAGCATGCTGGTCGTCGCGATCATCGACGAGAACGTCACCGCCGACGCCATCCCGGACGACTTCAAGCAGCAGGCGGTGTTCGGCAGCCCCGAGCAGATCGCCGATCAGATCAAGACCAAGGTGCTCGACGTCGGCATCGACGGCATCATCATCAGTCCCGTCACCAGCCTCAACGGCTACCAGCCCGGTGGCGCCACCGCCGTCGCCGAGCTTTTGAAGCCGCTGCTCCACGGGTAG
- a CDS encoding SDR family oxidoreductase, with protein sequence MAGVVSEVLVTGGDTELGRTIAEGFRDAGHRVVIAGARRDELEVAAKELDADSLVLDNTDPAAVEAVRSQLPHHLDTIVNVPAPTWSGGDPRTFTLADQATAWRSALDATLLSAVLTVAVLGDQLRSGGSIVNVVPDNPVEGGPEAAIKAAISNWTAGQATHFGIRGITVNAVATGKGAEPGYDGVGSTSPSVAAEITRLALFLTTPAARHITGETLHVSHGALANFG encoded by the coding sequence ATGGCTGGTGTGGTGTCGGAGGTATTGGTCACCGGCGGTGACACCGAACTCGGCCGGACCATCGCCGAGGGCTTCCGCGACGCCGGGCACCGCGTGGTCATCGCCGGTGCCCGCCGCGACGAACTCGAGGTCGCCGCAAAGGAACTCGACGCCGACTCGCTCGTCCTGGACAACACCGACCCGGCCGCGGTCGAGGCCGTGCGCAGCCAGCTGCCGCACCACCTGGACACCATCGTCAACGTGCCGGCGCCGACGTGGTCCGGCGGTGACCCCCGCACGTTCACCCTCGCCGACCAGGCGACGGCGTGGCGGTCGGCCCTCGACGCGACGTTGCTGTCGGCGGTGCTGACGGTCGCCGTCCTCGGCGACCAGCTGCGCTCGGGCGGCTCGATCGTCAACGTCGTCCCGGACAACCCCGTCGAAGGTGGGCCGGAGGCCGCGATCAAGGCCGCCATCTCCAATTGGACCGCCGGTCAGGCCACGCACTTCGGCATCCGCGGCATCACGGTCAACGCGGTCGCGACCGGCAAGGGCGCCGAGCCCGGCTACGACGGCGTCGGATCGACGAGCCCGTCGGTCGCGGCCGAGATCACCCGCCTCGCGCTGTTCCTCACCACCCCGGCCGCCCGCCACATCACCGGCGAGACGCTGCACGTGAGCCACGGCGCGCTGGCCAACTTCGGCTGA